The Methylocella silvestris BL2 DNA segment CGCCGGCGCCCCAGCGGACGCGCTCGCCTCTTCAAAGTGATTTGAGACGCGCTTGATCGGCCGGCAACATGGGAACGCGGCCGGCGATGGCCGCGGCTTTCTCCGACCTCTTACGCGCGGTCGAATGCTGGTCCGAGCAATATCTCGGACCATCGCGCCGGAGCGGCGAGACCACCAGAAAGTTTGGGGCGGCATGGCGACGATACGAATTCTGGACTCTGACCAAGCGCTGGCCGAAGGGCTCGCGGAGCTTGGCCGCCTCGATCCGGTGATGGCGCGCCTCGTCGCCGAGGGCGCACAGCCGGTGCTGCGCAAGCGCGAGCCAGGTTTTCACGGCCTTGCCTGGATCATCATGGGGCAGCAACTCTCGGTCGCAAGCGCCGACGCCATCTGGCGGCGGCTGATCGATCGTCTTGGGCCTTTGACGCCCTCAGTGATCGAGGCGGCGACGGATGAGGCGCTGAAGGCTTGCGGGCTGTCGGCGCCAAAAATCCGCACGTTGCGGGCGATCGCCGAGGCGATTACAAGCGGCGCTCTGCCGCTCGACGAACTTGGCGTCATGCCGGCCGACGCGGCCCATGCCGCGCTGACGGCGGTGAAAGGCATCGGTCCCTGGACGGCCGACATCTATCTCATGTTCTGCCTTGGCCATTCTGACGCCTTCGCCGCCGGCGACCTTGCCTTGCAGGCAGCCGCGCGTCTCGCCTATGGAATGACGGCGCGGCCGGGCGCCCCGGAACTTGTCGCGCTCGCCGAGCAGTGGCGCCCATGGAGAGCCGTCGCCGCCAAGGTGCTCTGGGCGCATTACAGGATCGCGAAGGGCCGGCCGGGCGTGTCGGAGAGCGTCAAGCCTGCGAAGGCGAGCCCGCCGAAAAAGAAGGCCGCTCCCAAACCAAAGCTGTCGAGGCAGGCGACGAAGCGCATCCACGCAAAGCTGAAATGATGAGTAGATCATGCGCAGAGATTACTGCGCGCCGGACAGTTGAAACTACGCCCGAGATTGTCCTCCGTCGGACCTCGTTGGGTCAAGATGACATTCCCGACGTGCCAAAACGCGCTTTGCAGAGCCTGTCGTCTGGGCGATGTTGCGGCTTCCACGCGAGGCTCGTCATGTCGCATGTTTTCGTTTGGTTGAAACGCCGCGCCGTCGTCGGCGCATTTTGCATGCTGGTCGCAAGCCAGAGCGGTTTTTGCGCCGAGGAAATTCGCGGCGTAGACGGCGGCGCAAAGCTGGCGTCGCGAGAGGCGGCGGAGGCGCTGGCGGGCGCCGCGCGCGCGGAAGACGATCGCGGCGCCTATCGCGCGGCCGCAGCCAAATTTGAGCAGGCGGCGCGCCTCGTGGCGGTTTTCGACCAGCGCCAGCAGTGGAACTATCTGATTGCCGAAGGCGACGCTCTGTTCGAGCAAACCGACAAGCTTGTCGACGAGCCGGCGCTGGCCGAAGCGACCGACGCGTTCCGGCGCGCGCTTCTCGCCGCGCCTCGGGCGACACGGCCTCTGGATTGGGCGCAGACGCAGGACAAGCTTGGCGAAACGCTGCATCGGCGCGGCGGCAATCTCGACGACGCCGACGCCTACAAGGAGGCCGCCGCGGCCTTCCGCGCGGCATTGGAGGAACGCACTCGCGCGCGCAACGCTTCTGACTGGGCCTACAGCAAAAGAAACCTCTGCAACACCATGCGGGACCTTGCCGACCTCGAACAGAAGTTCGCGCCTCCAGATGAGGTCACCGCCTGTTTTCGCGAGGTGTTGCAGGAATATTCGCGCGACAAGGACCCTGGCCAATGGGCCTGGACCCAATTGGCGCTCGGCAACGCCCTGACGGACCTCGGGCCGGCGACAACCCGCAAGGCGAGGCTGGAGCAGGCGGTCGAAGCCTATCGCGCCGGCTTGCAGGAGACGACGCGCGAGCCCGGCGCGGAGCCGTGGGCCAATCTCAAGCAGGCGCTTGGGCGCGCCCAGAAATCGCTGGGTGAAGGCGAGGCCGACCCGACCCGGCTTCTGGAGGCGGTCGCATCCTATCGCGACGCGCTCAAGGCCTATTCTCGCAAAGACACGCCGCGCGACTACGCGACGACGCAAAGCGACCTCGGCGACGCGCTGGTTGCGCTCGGCCGGCGCGAAGCCGGAACAGTGCGGTTCGACGAGGCCGTGGGCGCCTATCGCGAGGCGTTGCAGGAGTGGACGCGCGAGAGCGATCCGCAAAGCTGGGCGATGACGCAAAAAGACGTGGGCGATACGCTCATGATCATCGGTTGGCGCGTCGGCGATGCGGCGCCGTTCGAGCAGGCGGTCGCAGCCTACCGCGAGGCGCTGCGGGAAAAAACCCGCGAGCGGGTTCCGCTGGCATGGGCGACGATTCAGAATGCGATCGGCAATGCCCTGACTGCCATTGGCGATCGCCGCGGCGACCTGGCCCGGCTCGACGAGGCAGCCGAAGCCTATCGCGAGGCGCTGAAGGAGCGGACCCCCGAGCGCACGCCACTCGATTGGGCGCAAACGCAGGCCAACCTCGCCAATCTGCTGCGCATTCAAGGCAGCCGAGACGCGTCGCCTGGGCGGCTCGAACAATCGATCGCCGCCTTTCGCGAGGCGCTGAA contains these protein-coding regions:
- a CDS encoding DNA-3-methyladenine glycosylase family protein, which gives rise to MATIRILDSDQALAEGLAELGRLDPVMARLVAEGAQPVLRKREPGFHGLAWIIMGQQLSVASADAIWRRLIDRLGPLTPSVIEAATDEALKACGLSAPKIRTLRAIAEAITSGALPLDELGVMPADAAHAALTAVKGIGPWTADIYLMFCLGHSDAFAAGDLALQAAARLAYGMTARPGAPELVALAEQWRPWRAVAAKVLWAHYRIAKGRPGVSESVKPAKASPPKKKAAPKPKLSRQATKRIHAKLK